A window from Ignavibacteriota bacterium encodes these proteins:
- a CDS encoding cob(I)yrinic acid a,c-diamide adenosyltransferase, translating to MKIYTKTGDDGSTSLFGGTRVQKNNIRINAYGTIDELNSVIGLAVSNNVSEEIKIELEQIQNLLFQIGSELASPENVKSEVIKKTSVEEINYLEKLIDKFDEKLPTLKNFILPGGNISASLLHFARTICRRAERIIVELKDCESINNNILVFVNRLSDLLFVLARYENFVTTTPEIIWKTRG from the coding sequence ATGAAAATATATACTAAAACCGGAGATGACGGAAGCACAAGTTTGTTCGGCGGAACAAGAGTTCAAAAAAATAATATCAGAATAAATGCATACGGGACAATTGATGAATTAAATTCTGTAATTGGATTAGCTGTTTCAAATAATGTAAGTGAAGAAATTAAAATTGAATTGGAACAAATTCAGAATTTATTATTTCAAATCGGATCGGAACTTGCTTCTCCGGAAAATGTAAAAAGTGAAGTAATAAAAAAAACATCAGTAGAAGAAATAAATTATTTAGAAAAGTTGATTGATAAATTTGATGAGAAATTACCAACGTTGAAAAATTTTATTTTACCTGGAGGAAATATATCAGCATCTCTTTTGCATTTTGCAAGAACAATATGCAGAAGAGCGGAAAGAATTATCGTTGAATTGAAAGATTGTGAATCAATAAATAATAATATTTTAGTTTTTGTAAACAGACTTTCTGATTTGTTATTTGTACTTGCACGCTATGAAAATTTTGTAACAACCACACCAGAAATAATTTGGAAAACCCGGGGGTGA
- a CDS encoding LptF/LptG family permease has translation MILFRYISKNLLLPFSFALFTLMSVFMLQFLMKIADKLVGKGLSFIVISKLIIYSLSWMFVLAVPMAVLIATLMAFGSMAQNNEVAIMKASGISLYKMMIPPFIGSILIAFLLVQFNNNVYPEANHALRVLTQDISNQKPTLSLVPGVFSQEMPRYSLLAREVNPETNELKNLTIYDYSSAQSYNVVTAQHGEIYFTADRRKLILNLFNGEIHTSNLSNLKPYRKLEFNNHIIAMDAEQFSLRESALGGRRGDRELGAPAILNLVDSINQLNEKEIKNLDKQIASNFTKDTLHFSSIEKQNKNYRISLFHVEDKIRATKNSLAPILRRIDTNEKRMNSYWVEIHKKYSIPFACIVFVLIGAPLGTMTRRGGFGVAAGISLGFFLIYWAFLIGGEKLSDRGMLSPFWGTWTANIVLGILGIILVRKSARERVELNLDFLKKFIPKSWRNFSENN, from the coding sequence ATGATTTTATTTCGATACATTTCTAAAAATTTGTTACTGCCATTTTCGTTTGCACTTTTTACTTTAATGTCGGTTTTCATGCTTCAATTTTTAATGAAGATTGCCGATAAGCTTGTGGGAAAAGGTTTAAGCTTTATTGTGATTTCCAAATTAATAATATACAGTTTAAGCTGGATGTTTGTTTTAGCTGTTCCGATGGCTGTTTTAATTGCGACACTTATGGCATTTGGAAGTATGGCACAAAATAATGAAGTTGCAATTATGAAAGCATCCGGAATTAGTTTATATAAAATGATGATTCCGCCTTTTATTGGAAGTATTTTAATTGCTTTTCTCTTGGTTCAATTTAATAATAATGTTTATCCCGAAGCAAATCATGCGCTTAGAGTTTTAACTCAAGATATTTCAAATCAGAAACCAACACTATCTTTGGTACCTGGAGTTTTTTCTCAAGAAATGCCTCGTTATTCTTTACTTGCAAGAGAAGTTAATCCGGAAACAAATGAATTAAAAAATCTTACAATATATGATTATTCTTCTGCACAAAGTTATAATGTAGTAACCGCACAACATGGCGAAATTTATTTTACAGCAGATAGAAGAAAATTAATTTTAAATTTATTCAATGGTGAAATTCATACATCAAACCTAAGTAATTTGAAGCCATATAGAAAATTAGAATTTAATAATCATATTATTGCAATGGATGCTGAGCAATTCTCGTTAAGAGAATCTGCACTTGGCGGAAGACGCGGCGATAGAGAACTCGGCGCTCCGGCAATTTTAAATTTGGTTGATAGTATTAATCAATTAAATGAAAAAGAAATTAAGAATTTAGATAAACAGATTGCTTCAAATTTCACAAAAGATACGTTGCATTTTTCTAGCATAGAAAAACAAAATAAAAACTACAGAATTAGTTTATTTCATGTTGAAGATAAAATTCGAGCAACAAAAAATTCACTTGCTCCAATTTTACGTAGAATTGATACAAATGAAAAAAGAATGAACAGTTACTGGGTTGAAATTCATAAAAAGTATTCAATCCCTTTTGCATGTATTGTCTTTGTTTTAATCGGTGCACCATTGGGAACAATGACGCGAAGAGGTGGATTTGGAGTTGCAGCCGGAATTAGTTTAGGTTTCTTCCTAATTTATTGGGCATTTTTAATCGGCGGTGAAAAACTTTCAGATCGCGGAATGCTTTCGCCATTTTGGGGAACATGGACTGCAAATATTGTTCTAGGAATTCTTGGAATTATTTTGGTGAGGAAAAGTGCAAGAGAAAGAGTTGAACTAAATTTAGATTTTCTTAAAAAATTTATTCCAAAAAGTTGGAGAAACTTTTCTGAAAATAATTGA
- a CDS encoding DUF3467 domain-containing protein: MEKNNENKAQQINIELGEKEAEGIYSNLAIITHSPAEFILDFTRVVPGVPKAKVHARIITTPQHAKMLLKALQDNILKFEKRFGEINIEGQSSPQFGFPNLNKDERIN; the protein is encoded by the coding sequence ATGGAAAAAAACAACGAAAATAAGGCACAGCAAATTAATATCGAACTTGGTGAAAAAGAAGCTGAAGGAATTTATTCAAATTTAGCCATAATTACTCATTCTCCAGCAGAATTTATTTTAGATTTTACAAGAGTTGTACCGGGAGTTCCAAAAGCTAAAGTACATGCAAGAATAATTACAACGCCTCAGCATGCAAAAATGTTACTAAAAGCATTGCAAGATAATATATTAAAGTTTGAAAAAAGGTTTGGAGAAATAAATATTGAAGGACAATCATCACCTCAATTTGGATTTCCCAATCTTAACAAAGATGAAAGAATAAATTAA
- a CDS encoding dipeptidase, which produces MEQVIKYIKSNNENYVNELKDYLRIPSISTLSSNKNDMVKCAEFVSRKLKDAGMEKVEIFKTEGHPLVYGEWLKAPGKPTVLIYGHYDVQPVDPLNLWKSDPFNPVIENGKIWARGANDNKGQNFVHIKSVEAFMKTENKLPVNVKFLIEGEEEIGSESLGKFLKENKNLLKCDAVLISDTSLYDEGIPTINYGLRGLSYLEVEITGPNKDLHSGSFGGSVANPINELAKIISKLHDKNGKVTVPNFYKDVLPFTKKEIENIKNLKFSETKYAKELGVNELHGEKGFNTLQRIWGRPTLDCNGIFGGFTGEGAKTVLPSKATAKISMRLVPNQDPKKISKEFTNYIKTLAPKSVKVKVTDMHGGSPVVIALDNPAIIAASKATKKAFGKKTVYTREGGSIPIVVDFVKQLKAPAILMGLGLDSDNIHSPNEHFSLKSFELGILSSAYFFDEFSKL; this is translated from the coding sequence GTGGAACAAGTTATAAAATATATTAAGAGTAATAATGAAAATTATGTAAACGAATTAAAAGATTATTTGAGAATTCCAAGTATTTCAACTTTAAGCTCAAATAAAAATGATATGGTTAAATGTGCGGAATTTGTTTCACGAAAACTTAAAGATGCTGGAATGGAAAAAGTTGAAATATTTAAAACTGAAGGACATCCGCTTGTTTATGGAGAATGGTTGAAAGCTCCGGGAAAACCAACGGTATTGATTTATGGACATTATGATGTTCAACCTGTCGATCCATTGAATTTGTGGAAATCAGATCCATTTAATCCAGTAATAGAAAACGGAAAAATTTGGGCTCGCGGTGCAAATGATAATAAAGGGCAAAACTTTGTTCACATAAAAAGTGTTGAAGCTTTTATGAAAACGGAAAATAAACTTCCGGTAAACGTTAAATTTTTAATTGAAGGCGAAGAAGAAATAGGGAGTGAAAGTTTAGGGAAATTTCTAAAAGAAAATAAAAATTTGTTAAAATGTGATGCAGTATTAATTTCAGATACAAGTTTATACGACGAAGGAATTCCTACAATAAATTACGGTTTGCGAGGTTTAAGTTATTTAGAGGTTGAAATTACTGGTCCAAATAAAGATTTACATTCCGGTAGTTTTGGCGGTTCGGTTGCAAATCCCATAAATGAGCTTGCAAAAATTATTAGCAAACTTCATGATAAGAATGGAAAAGTTACTGTCCCAAATTTTTATAAAGATGTTTTGCCATTTACAAAAAAAGAAATTGAAAATATTAAAAACTTAAAATTCTCAGAAACAAAATATGCAAAAGAATTAGGTGTAAATGAATTGCACGGTGAAAAAGGATTTAATACATTGCAGAGAATTTGGGGAAGACCAACTTTAGATTGTAACGGAATTTTCGGTGGTTTTACTGGAGAAGGAGCGAAGACTGTGTTACCATCAAAAGCTACTGCAAAAATTAGTATGCGTTTAGTTCCAAATCAAGATCCAAAAAAGATTTCAAAAGAATTTACAAATTATATTAAAACTCTTGCACCCAAAAGTGTAAAAGTGAAAGTTACAGATATGCATGGCGGTTCACCGGTCGTTATTGCTTTAGATAATCCTGCGATTATAGCGGCTTCCAAAGCTACAAAAAAAGCTTTCGGGAAAAAAACAGTATATACACGTGAAGGAGGATCAATTCCAATTGTTGTGGATTTTGTAAAACAGCTTAAAGCTCCGGCAATTTTAATGGGATTGGGCTTAGACTCGGACAATATTCATTCTCCAAACGAACATTTTAGTCTTAAAAGTTTTGAACTCGGAATTCTCAGTTCAGCATACTTTTTTGATGAATTTTCAAAATTATAA
- a CDS encoding replication-relaxation family protein — protein sequence MLITTKKDFFLLKQICEYNILNVDQLALINNSGRRIIQKKIAKFSKHYLVNLKQRYSSENHGRPENIISISEKGVKLLQNENLIDSKIPVERFITDKIYNIEHELLINWFRILLKKIESKCSNIKTEFISSTTPFIPLNKNGQPLITENLSLENSSVTLIPDGVFYIKSEKQNKSLLFFLEVDMGTESLQNQGFKSNSIATKIQNYQAHFQSKKYLRYQKKWNTIFNGFRLLILTNTTKRKVSISNFINSDSSNDFVWVADQYEMFEKGLGGRIWSRGGKLSIPQESILGPTINFEERIIQPK from the coding sequence ATGTTAATTACAACAAAGAAAGATTTCTTCTTATTAAAACAAATTTGTGAATATAATATTCTTAATGTTGATCAATTGGCATTGATAAATAATTCCGGGAGAAGAATCATTCAAAAAAAAATCGCAAAATTTTCAAAGCACTATCTGGTAAATTTAAAACAAAGATACTCTTCAGAAAATCATGGTCGTCCGGAAAATATTATTTCAATCAGCGAGAAAGGAGTTAAACTTCTTCAAAATGAAAATTTAATTGATAGCAAAATTCCAGTTGAAAGATTTATAACTGATAAAATTTATAACATTGAACATGAGTTATTAATAAATTGGTTTAGAATATTGTTAAAGAAAATCGAAAGTAAATGCTCAAATATTAAAACTGAATTTATTTCATCAACAACACCATTTATTCCGTTAAACAAAAATGGACAACCTTTAATAACTGAAAATCTATCGCTAGAAAATTCAAGTGTTACATTAATTCCCGATGGAGTTTTTTATATAAAAAGTGAAAAACAAAATAAGAGTTTACTTTTCTTTTTAGAAGTTGATATGGGAACCGAATCACTTCAGAATCAAGGATTCAAATCAAACAGTATTGCAACCAAAATCCAAAATTATCAAGCTCATTTTCAGTCAAAAAAATATCTGAGATATCAAAAAAAATGGAATACAATTTTTAATGGTTTTAGGTTACTTATTTTAACAAACACAACAAAAAGAAAAGTAAGTATTTCGAATTTTATAAATTCTGATAGCTCAAATGATTTCGTTTGGGTAGCTGATCAATACGAAATGTTTGAGAAAGGATTGGGTGGAAGAATATGGTCAAGAGGAGGAAAGTTATCAATACCGCAAGAATCTATTCTTGGTCCAACGATAAATTTTGAAGAAAGAATTATCCAGCCTAAATAA
- a CDS encoding carboxypeptidase-like regulatory domain-containing protein, producing MSEILIGGTIKGTIKDLDSKEPLEYVSVVLIKTEFGTITDSLGFYEIKNLPIGKYKLTIPTMFYPKYEKDIIIDSINQIVNLDIDLKKFVPFIPIDTEIEKYHSKLTKFLPSEILRIHLDSIKYINNVLYVFSTFENQSDFPIYVIKTIDCIVMSYINIENEEIGKKPIHKLFYDCLGMKTIPDSTDFIEIFPHSKTEYSPIDLDQRLFRNDSKTYEITLTYEYKRKEKITGQLFTGGAELFNRTYKDAFYFYNMAFRGKVESSNYLTFSLKYNIEKEP from the coding sequence ATGTCTGAAATTCTTATTGGTGGAACAATCAAAGGAACTATAAAAGACCTCGATAGTAAAGAGCCTCTCGAATATGTTAGCGTTGTTTTGATAAAAACGGAATTTGGGACAATTACAGATTCTTTGGGTTTTTATGAAATTAAAAATCTGCCTATTGGTAAATATAAGTTAACGATTCCCACTATGTTTTATCCAAAATATGAAAAAGATATTATTATTGATTCAATTAATCAAATTGTTAATTTAGATATAGATTTGAAAAAATTTGTTCCTTTTATTCCAATTGATACGGAAATCGAAAAATATCATTCCAAATTAACCAAATTCTTACCAAGTGAAATTTTAAGAATTCATTTGGATAGTATAAAATATATAAATAACGTTTTATATGTTTTTTCTACTTTTGAGAATCAATCAGACTTTCCAATTTACGTCATTAAAACAATTGATTGTATTGTAATGTCGTATATAAATATTGAAAATGAAGAAATTGGAAAAAAGCCAATACATAAATTATTTTATGATTGTTTGGGAATGAAAACTATTCCAGATTCAACTGATTTTATTGAAATATTTCCTCACTCAAAAACTGAGTATTCTCCAATTGATTTAGATCAAAGATTATTTCGTAATGATAGTAAAACCTATGAAATTACTTTAACATACGAATACAAAAGAAAAGAAAAAATTACTGGTCAGCTATTTACTGGTGGTGCAGAATTATTTAATAGAACCTATAAAGATGCATTTTATTTTTACAATATGGCATTTCGAGGAAAAGTAGAATCAAGTAATTATCTTACATTTAGCTTAAAATATAACATTGAAAAAGAGCCATAA
- a CDS encoding ATP-binding protein encodes MLVEDICVKLRPILGEKIDSLWRAYLVEDMDGKREIEQILNMLYLDNLNTEISSDNADNLLAPPPAENVRGEYPIGEIMYAGKKLYPFCLRENDWIKHVLIVGASGSGKTNLCFQVLKNFIHKNKPFLVLDWKRNYRDIVTESFGKDIRVYTVGRDVAPFMFNPLIPPPGTSPKTWLKKLIEIIAHATFVGEGVMYLLQKALDKTYNDFGLYSNKPVVNYPTLKDLLNTIEHTDVKGRESGWMSSTLRALGALTFGETGKTFNVRQQSNMVDLLSQQVILEMDSLTNTDKIFLVESILLWIHHYRLSSPSQKREEFDHAIILEEAHHVIGKDKSDLVGGESITDVIIREIRELGESVIIIDQCPSLLSLPARGNTWCTIVLNLKDSKDVNSAASALLLESSDKKILGRLETGQAVAKIQGRWHKPFLINVPYIPIRKGSVSDLMISDLMRPYSACSASETLTTAEERQIPQNDDQRSKEVGITSEEQILLHDIHSNKLSGVVERYRRLQWSRRKGNELKNSLLKKQLIETEEIPTKSGRVIVLKLTKIGKSNIDQPISQDIREGGITHEFWKNKYAQILKNEGFDITFEKSIGDGKYVDVVASKNDIRIAIEVETGRSDILTNIKKCLEANFDRIIVVAVNEKIESKVKSLLSSNDLHQNPKIILSCARRTI; translated from the coding sequence TTGTTAGTTGAAGATATTTGTGTAAAGTTAAGACCAATACTTGGCGAGAAAATTGATAGTCTGTGGCGGGCTTATTTAGTTGAAGATATGGATGGCAAAAGAGAAATCGAACAAATTCTTAATATGCTTTATTTAGACAATTTGAATACTGAAATTTCTTCAGACAATGCTGATAATTTATTGGCTCCACCTCCGGCTGAAAATGTCCGAGGCGAATACCCAATCGGAGAAATCATGTACGCCGGTAAAAAACTTTATCCATTTTGCTTAAGAGAGAATGACTGGATAAAACACGTGTTAATAGTCGGCGCTTCGGGTTCGGGCAAAACAAACTTATGTTTTCAAGTTCTAAAGAACTTTATACATAAAAATAAACCTTTTCTTGTTTTGGATTGGAAAAGAAATTACCGGGATATTGTAACTGAAAGTTTTGGCAAAGATATAAGAGTTTATACAGTTGGAAGAGACGTTGCTCCATTTATGTTTAATCCTCTTATTCCTCCTCCGGGTACTTCTCCGAAAACTTGGTTAAAAAAGTTAATTGAAATAATTGCACATGCTACTTTTGTCGGTGAAGGAGTAATGTATTTATTACAAAAAGCTCTTGATAAAACTTACAATGATTTTGGATTATACAGCAATAAACCCGTTGTAAATTATCCGACACTCAAAGATTTACTAAATACTATTGAGCACACAGATGTAAAAGGTAGAGAATCCGGTTGGATGAGCAGTACTCTAAGAGCTCTTGGTGCCTTAACTTTCGGAGAAACTGGGAAAACATTCAATGTAAGACAGCAATCTAATATGGTTGATTTATTAAGTCAACAAGTAATACTCGAGATGGATTCACTTACCAATACAGATAAAATATTTTTAGTGGAAAGTATTTTATTATGGATACATCATTACAGACTATCGTCTCCTTCTCAAAAACGTGAGGAGTTTGATCATGCAATAATTCTTGAAGAAGCTCATCACGTTATCGGCAAAGATAAAAGTGATCTGGTCGGCGGTGAATCAATAACCGATGTAATTATAAGAGAAATCAGAGAACTCGGAGAATCCGTAATCATTATTGATCAATGCCCGAGTCTTTTATCCTTACCGGCTCGTGGAAATACTTGGTGTACAATTGTATTAAACCTTAAGGATTCAAAAGATGTTAACTCAGCAGCGAGTGCACTTCTTTTAGAATCTTCTGATAAAAAAATTTTAGGAAGGCTTGAAACCGGCCAAGCCGTAGCTAAAATTCAAGGGAGATGGCACAAACCATTTCTCATAAATGTTCCTTATATTCCTATTAGAAAGGGTTCTGTAAGTGATCTAATGATAAGTGATCTAATGAGACCTTATTCCGCTTGTTCCGCCTCTGAAACATTAACCACTGCCGAAGAGAGACAGATTCCGCAAAATGATGACCAACGGAGTAAAGAGGTTGGAATAACCTCGGAAGAACAAATCTTACTTCATGATATTCATTCAAATAAATTATCCGGTGTAGTAGAACGATACCGAAGATTACAATGGAGTAGAAGAAAAGGTAATGAATTAAAAAATTCATTACTCAAAAAACAACTCATTGAAACCGAAGAAATTCCAACGAAAAGCGGAAGGGTTATCGTACTTAAATTAACCAAAATTGGCAAATCAAATATCGATCAACCAATATCACAAGATATTCGTGAAGGCGGAATAACTCACGAATTCTGGAAAAACAAATATGCACAGATATTAAAGAATGAGGGTTTTGATATAACTTTTGAAAAATCAATCGGCGACGGAAAATATGTCGATGTTGTAGCATCAAAAAATGATATAAGAATCGCAATCGAAGTTGAAACCGGAAGATCCGATATTTTAACAAATATAAAAAAATGCTTGGAAGCAAATTTCGATAGAATCATTGTTGTTGCAGTCAACGAAAAAATCGAATCAAAAGTAAAGTCATTACTTTCAAGTAATGACTTACATCAAAACCCGAAAATCATTTTAAGCTGTGCAAGAAGAACTATTTAG
- a CDS encoding T9SS type A sorting domain-containing protein has translation MKISVKVTFLLFINFSFLLIYAQDSNNVNYSLWLEKTVPFGTIDTKVDEGSFKEGEGFIIPATALPSSPIDFSMYQDLYDALTGGIFSLEYGALNNDIIMKIFIRNLQPSGNTYLNLGIDEDTLFSYFEIRIWELPDSNYFPEEVSYYFNEGFHAHFSLPKSENLNNFLNLTGIGTNDSLAFAFLEEQTINSKKVDDWNSDGIQTFETEDSVKFKAIHLSRIGGGRKRTIVNPTTDTTTSIQINKLNGIPQKFELFQNYPNPFNPTTKIKFAIPLEHNKNSSNIILKVYDILGKEVTTLLNEKKQSGNYEIIFDATSTGGNKIISSGIYFYTLQVDELRFTRKMILTK, from the coding sequence ATGAAAATTTCGGTAAAAGTTACATTTTTACTTTTTATAAACTTTTCCTTTCTATTAATATATGCACAAGATTCCAATAATGTAAATTATAGTTTGTGGTTAGAGAAGACTGTGCCCTTTGGCACAATTGATACTAAAGTTGACGAAGGTTCATTTAAAGAAGGTGAAGGATTTATAATTCCGGCAACAGCACTTCCATCAAGTCCAATTGATTTTTCAATGTATCAAGATTTGTATGATGCATTAACCGGAGGAATTTTTTCTTTAGAATATGGAGCTTTAAATAATGATATAATAATGAAAATATTTATCAGAAATTTACAGCCATCCGGAAATACTTATTTGAATTTAGGAATTGATGAAGACACATTATTCTCATATTTTGAAATAAGAATTTGGGAATTGCCAGATTCAAATTATTTTCCTGAAGAAGTAAGTTATTATTTCAATGAAGGATTTCATGCACATTTTTCACTTCCCAAATCTGAAAATTTAAATAACTTTTTAAACTTAACCGGAATAGGAACAAACGATAGTTTAGCATTTGCATTTTTAGAAGAACAGACAATAAATTCAAAAAAAGTTGATGATTGGAATTCGGATGGAATACAAACTTTTGAAACTGAAGATTCGGTAAAATTTAAAGCAATTCATCTTTCAAGAATTGGCGGTGGAAGAAAAAGAACAATTGTAAATCCAACTACAGACACAACAACATCAATTCAAATAAATAAATTAAATGGAATTCCGCAAAAATTTGAATTATTCCAAAATTATCCGAATCCGTTTAATCCAACAACAAAAATCAAATTTGCAATTCCTCTTGAACATAATAAAAATTCATCGAATATAATTTTAAAAGTTTATGATATTCTTGGAAAAGAAGTTACAACTTTGTTAAACGAAAAAAAACAATCCGGGAATTATGAAATAATTTTTGACGCAACATCAACTGGAGGGAATAAAATAATTTCAAGCGGAATTTATTTTTATACTTTGCAAGTAGATGAATTAAGATTTACAAGAAAAATGATTCTGACAAAATAA
- a CDS encoding recombinase family protein: MRRAFVYLRVSTGEQAKGYSLDAQFDEIKNYCENNDIQIIEKFTDSMSGTKLTERKGLMDLLDRIDVEKPNTVIATESDRISRNTLQFGWIDTHLSMKGIKLLLVNEREADSPFEKAFQKIRAVFSEFETDLRQWRINRGREKAKSNARFMNRPPFGYKVIGRDVIIDSDCKDVVVNIFEDYFDRVPIKKIARDVGKSPGSVRYILSNYFYIDSKLNGDHEVFIDVVKFEHVQVRLKFSKEFSTKR, from the coding sequence ATGAGAAGAGCTTTTGTGTATTTAAGAGTTAGTACCGGTGAACAGGCAAAAGGTTATTCTTTGGATGCTCAATTCGATGAGATTAAAAATTACTGTGAGAATAATGATATTCAGATTATTGAAAAATTTACGGATTCAATGAGCGGAACAAAATTAACCGAGAGAAAAGGTTTAATGGATCTTCTCGACCGTATTGATGTAGAAAAGCCTAATACTGTTATTGCAACTGAGTCAGACCGCATTTCAAGAAATACATTGCAGTTTGGTTGGATTGATACTCATCTTTCAATGAAAGGAATAAAATTATTATTAGTTAATGAACGAGAGGCTGACAGCCCTTTTGAAAAAGCTTTTCAAAAGATCAGAGCTGTGTTCTCAGAGTTTGAGACTGATCTTAGGCAATGGAGAATAAATCGTGGAAGAGAAAAAGCAAAGTCTAATGCCCGTTTTATGAATCGTCCTCCTTTTGGTTATAAAGTTATTGGCAGAGATGTTATTATTGATTCCGATTGCAAGGATGTTGTCGTTAATATTTTTGAGGATTATTTTGATAGAGTTCCGATAAAGAAAATTGCTAGGGATGTTGGAAAGAGTCCGGGTAGTGTCAGATATATTTTAAGTAATTATTTTTACATTGATTCTAAGTTGAATGGCGATCATGAGGTTTTTATTGATGTTGTTAAGTTTGAGCATGTGCAGGTCAGATTAAAATTTTCTAAAGAGTTTTCTACTAAAAGGTAG
- the lptG gene encoding LPS export ABC transporter permease LptG, with protein MKIIDKYIIKQFVQTVLFGLLTFTLIFVVIDMMEKLDDFIDANANSKIVIEYYIVFIPEIIRLMLPVSVLLGGLFTVGKLSNQNELTAIKSSGISFYRFSLPFMSTALVISFIAIYFGGYVVPEANKQRIFIEQNYLNKNMISSGSNIYFQDSATRIVTITYFNSKMRRANRVSIQEFDEKNISKMISRIDAQSMAYDSTRKNWELNDGTQRFFFNGKDSVSVFQKLNVDYLSFTPDEVIQKQKIPDEMNLDELKKYASEQLNAGTDPTRIEIEYHSRIAFAFASFVVIMFGLTISANKRKGGTAIQFGINVLLTFVYLVFMKISQAFGKNGVFNPLITAWLANIIFFLAGIFNLIRIKK; from the coding sequence CTGAAAATAATTGATAAATATATAATTAAGCAGTTTGTACAAACTGTATTATTTGGATTGCTGACATTTACATTAATTTTTGTTGTTATAGATATGATGGAAAAGTTAGATGATTTCATTGATGCAAATGCTAATTCGAAAATTGTGATTGAATATTATATTGTTTTCATTCCGGAAATAATTCGCTTAATGCTACCTGTTTCTGTTTTATTAGGTGGACTTTTCACAGTTGGGAAATTATCAAATCAAAATGAACTTACAGCAATAAAATCAAGTGGAATCAGCTTTTATAGATTTTCGCTACCATTTATGTCAACTGCTTTAGTAATTAGTTTTATTGCAATTTATTTTGGCGGATATGTTGTTCCTGAAGCAAATAAACAAAGAATTTTCATTGAGCAAAATTATTTAAATAAAAATATGATTAGCTCCGGAAGTAATATTTATTTTCAAGATTCTGCAACAAGAATTGTTACAATTACATATTTCAATTCCAAAATGAGAAGGGCAAACCGTGTAAGCATACAAGAATTTGATGAAAAAAATATTTCAAAAATGATTTCAAGAATTGATGCACAATCAATGGCATATGATTCAACAAGAAAAAATTGGGAATTAAACGATGGAACCCAAAGGTTTTTCTTCAATGGAAAGGATTCGGTTTCAGTTTTTCAAAAATTGAATGTAGATTATCTAAGCTTCACACCAGACGAAGTAATTCAAAAACAAAAAATTCCGGATGAAATGAATTTGGATGAGTTAAAAAAATATGCCTCCGAACAATTAAATGCCGGAACTGATCCGACAAGAATTGAAATTGAATATCATTCACGAATTGCTTTTGCCTTTGCAAGCTTTGTGGTAATTATGTTTGGATTAACAATTTCAGCGAATAAACGCAAGGGTGGAACTGCCATACAGTTTGGGATAAATGTTTTATTAACTTTTGTATATTTAGTTTTTATGAAAATAAGTCAAGCTTTTGGAAAGAATGGTGTTTTTAATCCGTTAATTACTGCGTGGCTTGCAAATATAATTTTTTTCTTGGCGGGGATTTTCAATTTAATACGAATTAAAAAATAA